The following are encoded in a window of Pontiella desulfatans genomic DNA:
- a CDS encoding RsmB/NOP family class I SAM-dependent RNA methyltransferase encodes MDNNTQPKPLPEKVVRRHAEMIGEILPDFTKLVVEEGRPADAVLNAYLRTHRELGSRDRRFLSQAIFSYFRWYGWTVSKLQLDAPEAVLVGVALDLAELPQSFEFLAGRCQLPFTIEAMGGKGIEENRCILNERFKERQGFEPLELTDLVLPDFASVVDPEKVVPCINEFQARPPTWIRSRTEPETLISALAEQQIEGRIHDQVPTAISLEGGQSLGNALSGKTNQFVVQDIASQCVGLACAPQKGGDWWDCCAGAGGKALHLMDLMEQDGKVLATDVRIPPLKELKKRARRYGIKNIRTQTFNAVNDEPFTKTFDGVLADAPCSGWGTWSRNPDARWRASKRDVMQCASRQLKILNNVKWCVKPGGLLVYAVCTITRPETEEVVMNFLDQHSNFKLAPFTNPITGKQTNGQMQVWPWEAGGDGMFIARFVRDVE; translated from the coding sequence ATGGATAACAATACCCAACCAAAACCCCTTCCCGAGAAGGTTGTCCGGCGCCATGCGGAAATGATCGGCGAGATTCTCCCCGACTTTACGAAGCTCGTCGTTGAGGAAGGAAGGCCGGCCGATGCCGTGCTAAACGCCTACCTGCGAACGCACCGCGAGCTCGGCTCGAGGGATCGGCGCTTTCTCTCCCAGGCCATCTTTTCCTATTTCCGGTGGTATGGCTGGACGGTTTCCAAACTCCAGCTCGACGCCCCGGAGGCGGTTTTGGTGGGCGTTGCGCTCGACCTGGCCGAGCTACCGCAAAGCTTCGAATTCCTGGCCGGCCGCTGCCAACTCCCCTTCACCATTGAGGCCATGGGCGGCAAGGGTATCGAGGAAAACCGGTGCATCCTCAACGAGCGGTTCAAGGAAAGGCAAGGTTTTGAACCTCTTGAACTGACGGATCTGGTGCTCCCCGATTTCGCCAGCGTGGTCGACCCCGAAAAGGTCGTGCCATGCATCAACGAGTTCCAGGCGCGGCCGCCCACATGGATCCGTAGCCGAACGGAACCGGAAACACTGATCTCGGCACTGGCGGAGCAGCAGATCGAAGGCCGCATCCACGACCAGGTTCCAACCGCCATTTCGCTGGAAGGCGGCCAAAGCCTCGGCAATGCCCTTTCCGGAAAAACCAACCAATTCGTGGTTCAGGATATTGCCTCGCAATGCGTCGGCCTCGCCTGCGCCCCCCAAAAGGGAGGCGACTGGTGGGACTGCTGCGCCGGCGCCGGCGGCAAGGCCCTGCACCTGATGGATCTGATGGAGCAGGACGGCAAGGTGCTCGCCACCGATGTCCGCATCCCCCCCCTCAAGGAATTGAAGAAGCGCGCCCGCCGCTACGGGATCAAAAATATCCGCACCCAGACCTTCAATGCCGTGAACGACGAACCCTTCACCAAAACCTTCGATGGCGTGCTGGCCGACGCCCCCTGCTCCGGCTGGGGCACCTGGAGCCGCAATCCCGACGCCCGCTGGCGCGCCTCCAAACGCGATGTGATGCAGTGCGCCTCCCGCCAGCTCAAGATCCTCAACAACGTCAAGTGGTGCGTGAAACCCGGCGGTCTTCTGGTTTATGCGGTTTGCACCATCACGCGCCCCGAGACCGAAGAGGTCGTCATGAACTTCCTCGACCAGCACAGCAACTTCAAGCTCGCCCCCTTCACCAACCCGATCACCGGGAAGCAAACCAACGGCCAGATGCAGGTCTGGCCCTGGGAAGCCGGCGGCGACGGCATGTTCATCGCCCGCTTCGTGCGCGATGTGGAATAA
- a CDS encoding nucleoside-diphosphate kinase produces the protein MSKELGYVLVTPYTLRKSRTGGVLGRLLSTTGLDLVAARMFGPSHDLVKKHAELIRNSEDVWPEIREILSEYIEREFAPDEDGQVHRVLMLLFEGDNAVRKLRDSVGGFEDSIESADTIRGTYGDYIKANDGSVTYFEPAVLVGPTVEAVKDVLGLWAEYSDADGGILDNAIRLADQEHVQKTLVIIKPDNFTFPSSRPGNIMDIFSRSGLRLIGAKLLRMSLAEALEFYGPVQPVLRDKLGGMAVDRACKVLHEEFGFEMPDEVKDALGNTLGPAFGDHQFFSIMNFMTGQWAPDCDGDATLCEGKVRCMTLVYAGENAVEKIRNILGPTDPSKAAPGSVRKEFGTDIMVNAAHASDSPENALREIGIVKVANDTIKRWNDLYFS, from the coding sequence ATGTCAAAGGAACTTGGATATGTGTTGGTGACGCCGTACACCCTGCGCAAGTCGCGCACGGGAGGTGTACTGGGGCGGTTGCTCAGCACAACAGGGCTGGATTTGGTCGCCGCGCGCATGTTCGGCCCCAGCCACGACTTGGTGAAAAAGCACGCGGAGCTGATCCGAAACAGCGAGGATGTGTGGCCGGAAATCCGGGAGATCCTATCCGAATACATCGAACGCGAATTCGCCCCCGACGAGGACGGCCAGGTGCATCGCGTACTCATGCTGCTCTTCGAAGGCGACAATGCCGTGCGCAAGCTGCGCGACTCGGTTGGCGGATTCGAAGACTCGATCGAAAGCGCCGACACGATCCGCGGAACCTATGGCGACTATATCAAGGCCAACGATGGTTCGGTCACCTATTTCGAGCCGGCCGTGCTGGTGGGCCCCACCGTCGAAGCCGTCAAGGATGTCCTCGGCCTTTGGGCGGAATATTCCGATGCCGACGGCGGCATTCTCGACAATGCCATCCGACTGGCCGACCAAGAGCATGTCCAGAAAACGCTGGTGATCATCAAGCCCGACAACTTCACCTTCCCGAGCTCGCGCCCGGGCAACATCATGGATATCTTTTCGCGCTCCGGCCTCCGCCTGATCGGCGCCAAGCTGTTGCGCATGAGCCTGGCCGAGGCCCTCGAGTTCTACGGCCCCGTCCAGCCCGTCCTGCGCGACAAGCTCGGTGGAATGGCCGTCGACCGCGCCTGCAAAGTGCTCCATGAGGAGTTCGGGTTCGAAATGCCCGACGAGGTGAAAGACGCGCTGGGCAACACGCTCGGCCCCGCCTTCGGCGACCACCAGTTCTTCAGCATCATGAATTTCATGACCGGCCAGTGGGCGCCCGATTGCGATGGCGACGCCACCCTCTGCGAAGGCAAGGTGCGCTGCATGACCCTCGTCTATGCCGGCGAAAACGCCGTCGAGAAGATTCGCAACATTCTCGGCCCCACCGACCCGAGCAAGGCCGCACCCGGTTCGGTGCGCAAGGAGTTCGGCACCGACATCATGGTCAACGCCGCCCACGCGTCCGACTCGCCCGAAAACGCCCTGCGCGAAATCGGAATCGTCAAAGTGGCCAACGACACCATCAAGCGGTGGAACGACCTGTATTTTTCGTGA